From one Pseudomonas fluorescens genomic stretch:
- a CDS encoding lysophospholipid acyltransferase family protein, which produces MLAALTAFAITSVARLITGARALWLGCTPQPVQRLYYANHSSHGDFVLIWASLPQPLREHTRPVAGADYWQKPGIRQFLIKRVFNGVLIDRQHSDAQSPPLQPIQDALAQGDSLIFFPEGTRNLSDEPLLAFKSGLFHLASAHPQVEVIPVWIANLNRVMPKGRALPLPLLCTLSFGEPLHLQADESKHAFLDRARQALLALAPKES; this is translated from the coding sequence ATGCTTGCTGCCCTCACCGCCTTTGCCATCACCTCGGTCGCCCGCCTGATCACCGGCGCCCGCGCCTTGTGGCTGGGCTGCACGCCGCAACCGGTGCAACGGCTGTACTACGCCAACCACAGCAGTCACGGCGACTTCGTGCTGATCTGGGCATCGCTGCCCCAGCCCCTGCGCGAGCACACCCGGCCGGTAGCCGGCGCCGATTACTGGCAAAAGCCTGGTATCCGCCAGTTCCTGATCAAGCGGGTGTTCAACGGCGTATTGATCGATCGCCAGCACAGCGATGCCCAGAGCCCCCCCTTGCAACCGATCCAGGATGCGCTGGCCCAGGGCGACTCGCTGATCTTCTTTCCCGAAGGCACGCGCAACCTCAGCGACGAGCCGTTGCTGGCGTTCAAGAGCGGCCTGTTTCACCTGGCCAGCGCTCACCCGCAGGTCGAGGTGATCCCGGTGTGGATCGCCAACCTCAACCGGGTCATGCCCAAAGGGCGCGCCCTGCCGCTGCCCTTGCTGTGCACCCTGAGCTTTGGCGAGCCGTTGCACCTGCAAGCGGACGAAAGCAAGCACGCATTTCTCGACCGGGCCCGCCAGGCCCTGTTGGCCCTGGCCCCGAAGGAATCCTGA
- a CDS encoding phosphatidate cytidylyltransferase translates to MDNNTLSLFAGIGGLLLLASLIGRLLKWRAGPAPHAVIDNLNARINAWWVMVLVIGLAFLFGKLGVILLFYCVSFYALREFLTLTPTRRSDYPALVAAFYVALPVQYLLIAMDWYGLFSIFIPVYLFLLLPILASFGGDTTRFLERASKVQWGLMIAVYCLSSVPALMTLDIPGYEGRNLLLIAWLILVVQISDVLQYVCGKLFGKHKVAPKLSPSKTIEGLVGGVALATLIGATLCWITPFSFWQAALMALTVNLMGFAGGLVMSAIKRDRGVKDWGHMIEGHGGMLDRMDSVCFAAPVFFHFVRYWWA, encoded by the coding sequence ATGGACAACAACACCCTTTCACTGTTCGCCGGCATCGGCGGCCTGCTGCTGCTCGCCAGCCTGATCGGCCGCCTGCTCAAATGGCGCGCCGGCCCCGCCCCGCATGCGGTGATCGACAACCTCAACGCGCGGATCAACGCCTGGTGGGTGATGGTCCTGGTCATCGGCCTGGCTTTCCTGTTCGGCAAGCTGGGGGTGATCCTGCTGTTCTACTGCGTGTCGTTCTACGCCCTGCGTGAATTCCTGACCCTGACGCCAACCCGGCGCAGCGACTACCCGGCACTGGTCGCAGCGTTCTACGTTGCCCTGCCGGTGCAGTACCTGTTGATCGCCATGGACTGGTACGGGCTGTTCAGTATTTTCATCCCGGTCTACCTGTTCCTGTTGCTGCCGATCCTGGCCAGCTTCGGTGGCGACACCACGCGCTTTCTCGAGCGTGCGTCGAAGGTGCAGTGGGGGTTGATGATCGCGGTCTACTGCCTGTCTTCGGTACCGGCCTTGATGACCCTGGATATCCCCGGATACGAAGGCCGCAACCTGCTGCTGATCGCCTGGCTGATCCTCGTGGTGCAAATCTCCGATGTGCTGCAGTACGTCTGCGGCAAGCTGTTCGGCAAACACAAGGTGGCGCCGAAATTGTCGCCGTCAAAGACCATCGAAGGCCTGGTCGGCGGCGTAGCCCTGGCGACCCTGATCGGCGCGACGCTGTGCTGGATCACCCCGTTCAGCTTCTGGCAGGCGGCGCTGATGGCCCTGACCGTCAACCTCATGGGCTTTGCCGGCGGCCTGGTGATGTCGGCAATCAAGCGCGATCGCGGGGTGAAGGACTGGGGCCATATGATCGAAGGCCACGGCGGCATGCTCGACCGCATGGACTCGGTGTGCTTCGCCGCGCCGGTGTTCTTCCACTTCGTCCGCTACTGGTGGGCCTGA